The following proteins are encoded in a genomic region of Zea mays cultivar B73 chromosome 9, Zm-B73-REFERENCE-NAM-5.0, whole genome shotgun sequence:
- the LOC103638184 gene encoding rho GTPase-activating protein REN1 isoform X5 → MSASEFRIPYQQVSSSQPVENVNQFKTCRCGEGDPNSTSETGDSPPASCPNCQVLKSGHLLLSSKGIGWTSWKKRWFILTRASLVFFRSDPNVPPPRGAEPIVTLGGIDLNSSGSVAVKEERKLLTVFFPDGRDGRTFTLKAETTEDLNEWRNALESALAQAPSVANTMGQNPIFSTDVAAEPAEAPAEQSEDSSVIGRPAEFALVDADGSPSFLEKALKFIEDHGVKVEGILRQSADVEEVKRRIQDYEKGKNEFSPEEDAHVIGDCIKYVLREMPSSPVPASCCTALVKAYRSDKARRLDEISRVIYEVFPEPNRQLLQRTLKMMQIVESHKAVNRMSQSALAACMAPLLLRPLLLGECDIDNEFSMGGDSSFQLLQAAAAANHAQAIVIIMMEEFDQIFDDLEEGSCSSDAYTESEDDDVDKEYSTDNDINDDDDGSYDSGEDDIEEDLDYSDDSEHDSKINTNVKDGKVKNNISETAEVAQAKGASHMETNSQSNQKQESCGPNGSKDRILRSTSRSSSSREKSMEKSCSSAHRGKRTLWGRTSARKDLSTEEIECCSDDESLIEKLESNKVDLQSKIAKEAKENAILQSSLEKRKEELHERRLALEKEVENLREQLQKERSLRTSLESGVMNLRRGQVSLPSTTDSKVSGQQLCCESCNKRLLNTDRLGGPESSSVAASPTIGSDSASGMKTFQGDIEQSRKQTAQDSPSSTDKPGHEAVGGSSQRAPQRRQSIAREGQDGWSSSSSNSKWNLAQKQYSNSPLIRGLHGSSRLEDFGGSIPPAASSALVKLTNRLNFLKERRALLASEMQSLDLGRPPAAAAAPSAKSPTPKGHERKKSRD, encoded by the exons ATGTCAGCTTCCGAGTTCAGAATTCCATACCAGCAA GTTTCTTCTTCACAGCCTGTTGAGAATGTGAATCAGTTTAAGACCTGTCGATGTGGGGAGGGAGACCCAAACTCCACATCTGAAACTGGTGACAGCCCGCCGGCCTCTTGTCCTAATTGTCAG GTCCTTAAGAGTGGACATTTACTACTTTCATCTAAAG GAATTGGATGGACATCATGGAAAAAGCGCTGGTTTATTCTTACAAGGGCATCCCTAGTTTTCTTCAGAAGTGACCCT AATGTACCTCCACCCAGAGGAGCTGAACCGATTGTTACACTTGGTGGAATCGACTTGAATAGCTCTGGAAG CGTTGCCGTCAAAGAAGAAAGGAAACTTTTGACAGTGTTCTTTCCTGATGGTCGTGATGGACGAACTTTCACTCTGAAG GCAGAAACTACAGAAGACCTAAATGAGTGGAGAAATGCACTGGAGAGTGCTTTAGCACAGGCACCCAGCGTAGCAAATACAATGGGGCAAAATCCAATATTCAGCACTGATGTAGCAGCAGAACCTGCTGAAGCTCCAGCTGAACAGT CGGAGGACAGTTCTGTTATTGGCAGACCTGCAGAATTTGCACTTGTAGATGCTGATGGTAGTCCATCATTTCTGGAGAAGGCCCTGAAGTTCATTGAAGATCATG GGGTAAAGGTAGAGGGCATCCTGCGTCAGTctgctgatgttgaagaagtcaAACGCAGAATTCAGGATTATGAaaagg GGAAAAACGAGTTCTCTCCAGAAGAGGATGCTCATGTTATTGGTGACTGTATTAAG TATGTTCTTAGAGAGATGCCATCATCTCCAGTTCCTGCATCATGTTGCACTGCCCTGGTTAAAGCATACC GAAGTGACAAGGCAAGAAGACTTGATGAGATAAGTAGGGTGATATATGAAGTTTTCCCTGAACCAAATCGACAATTGTTGCAGAG GACTCTTAAGATGATGCAAATTGTTGAGTCACACAAAGCTGTGAATAGGATGTCTCAATCTGCTTTGGCAGCTTGCATGGCACCACTTCTtctccgacctcttcttcttggaGAATGTGACATAGACAATGAATTTAGTATGGGAGGGGACAGTTCATTTCAGCTACTTCAAGCTGCTGCGGCTGCGAATCATGCACAAGCTATTGTTATTATTATGATGGAGGAATTTGATCAGATATTTGAT GACTTGGAAGAAGGTTCCTGTTCTTCAGATGCTTATACCGAGTCTGAGGATGATGATGTTGATAAGGAATATTCCACAGATAATGACATTAATGATGATGATGACGGTTCTTATGATTCTGGTGAAGATGACATTGAAGAAGACTTGGACTACTCTGATGACAGTGAACATGACAGTAAGATCAACACTAATGTCAAGGATGGCAAG GTTAAAAACAATATCTCAGAAACTGCAG AAGTTGCACAGGCAAAGGGTGCTTCTCATATGGAGACCAATAGTCAATCCAACCAGAAACAAGAATCATGTGGACCAAATGGATCCAAAGATCGTATACTAAGATCAACTTCTCGTTCATCATCCTCCAGAGAAAAATCTATGGAGAAATCATGCAGTTCGGCACACAGGGGAAAAAGAACCTTATGGGGCCGTACTTCA GCAAGAAAAGACCTGTCAACAGAGGAGATTGAATGCTGCAGTGATGATGA GTCCCTTATTGAGAAACTTGAGAGCAACAAGGTTGATCTCCAATCGAAAATTGCAAAGGAG GCCAAAGAAAATGCTATTCTACAGTCAAGTCTAGAAAAGCGGAAAGAAGAACTACATGAGCGCCGTTTAGCACTTGAAAAGGAA GTTGAAAATTTGAGGGAGCAGCTGCAGAAGGAGAGAAGTTTGAGGACATCCTTGGAGTCCGGGGTGATGAATTTGCGAAGAGGGCAGGTGTCCTTGCCGTCAACAACAGACAGCAAG GTCAGTGGCCAGCAGCTGTGCTGTGAATCATGCAACAAAAGGCTCCTAAACACAGACAGGCTTGGCGG ACCTGAAAGCTCATCAGTGGCAGCGTCACCGACCATTGGGAGTGACTCTGCATCTGGCATG AAAACATTTCAGGGTGATATCGAGCAATCAAGGAAGCAGACGGCACAGGATTCGCCTTCTTCGACAGACAAGCCAGGTCACGAGGCGGTCGGGGGCAGCAGCCAGAGGGCTCCTCAAAGAAGGCAATCGATTGCCAGGGAGGGCCAAGATGGGTGGTCGTCATCATCCTCTAATTCGAAGTGGAATCTTGCTCAGAAACAATATTCAAATAGCCCATTGATAAGAGGGCTTCATGGATCCAGCAGACTAGAG GATTTCGGTGGAAGCATACCACCAGCAGCGTCATCGGCATTAGTCAAGCTGACAAACCGGCTCAACTTCCTGAAAGAACGGAGGGCGCTGCTGGCAAGCGAGATGCAGAGCTTGGATCTGGGTCGGCCCCCAGCAGCAGCTGCTGCTCCATCAgccaagtccccaacaccaaaaGGCCATGAAAGGAAGAAGAGTCGAGACTGA
- the LOC103638184 gene encoding rho GTPase-activating protein REN1 isoform X4 → MSASEFRIPYQQVSSSQPVENVNQFKTCRCGEGDPNSTSETGDSPPASCPNCQVLKSGHLLLSSKGIGWTSWKKRWFILTRASLVFFRSDPNVPPPRGAEPIVTLGGIDLNSSGSVAVKEERKLLTVFFPDGRDGRTFTLKAETTEDLNEWRNALESALAQAPSVANTMGQNPIFSTDVAAEPAEAPAEQSEDSSVIGRPAEFALVDADGSPSFLEKALKFIEDHGVKVEGILRQSADVEEVKRRIQDYEKGKNEFSPEEDAHVIGDCIKYVLREMPSSPVPASCCTALVKAYRSDKARRLDEISRVIYEVFPEPNRQLLQRTLKMMQIVESHKAVNRMSQSALAACMAPLLLRPLLLGECDIDNEFSMGGDSSFQLLQAAAAANHAQAIVIIMMEEFDQIFDDLEEGSCSSDAYTESEDDDVDKEYSTDNDINDDDDGSYDSGEDDIEEDLDYSDDSEHDSKINTNVKDGKVKNNISETAEVAQAKGASHMETNSQSNQKQESCGPNGSKDRILRSTSRSSSSREKSMEKSCSSAHRGKRTLWGRTSARKDLSTEEIECCSDDESLIEKLESNKVDLQSKIAKEAKENAILQSSLEKRKEELHERRLALEKEVENLREQLQKERSLRTSLESGVMNLRRGQVSLPSTTDSKTKADLEEVATAESDIINLKQEVSDLRGQTCTKLGGGPFSRPESSSVAASPTIGSDSASGMKTFQGDIEQSRKQTAQDSPSSTDKPGHEAVGGSSQRAPQRRQSIAREGQDGWSSSSSNSKWNLAQKQYSNSPLIRGLHGSSRLEDFGGSIPPAASSALVKLTNRLNFLKERRALLASEMQSLDLGRPPAAAAAPSAKSPTPKGHERKKSRD, encoded by the exons ATGTCAGCTTCCGAGTTCAGAATTCCATACCAGCAA GTTTCTTCTTCACAGCCTGTTGAGAATGTGAATCAGTTTAAGACCTGTCGATGTGGGGAGGGAGACCCAAACTCCACATCTGAAACTGGTGACAGCCCGCCGGCCTCTTGTCCTAATTGTCAG GTCCTTAAGAGTGGACATTTACTACTTTCATCTAAAG GAATTGGATGGACATCATGGAAAAAGCGCTGGTTTATTCTTACAAGGGCATCCCTAGTTTTCTTCAGAAGTGACCCT AATGTACCTCCACCCAGAGGAGCTGAACCGATTGTTACACTTGGTGGAATCGACTTGAATAGCTCTGGAAG CGTTGCCGTCAAAGAAGAAAGGAAACTTTTGACAGTGTTCTTTCCTGATGGTCGTGATGGACGAACTTTCACTCTGAAG GCAGAAACTACAGAAGACCTAAATGAGTGGAGAAATGCACTGGAGAGTGCTTTAGCACAGGCACCCAGCGTAGCAAATACAATGGGGCAAAATCCAATATTCAGCACTGATGTAGCAGCAGAACCTGCTGAAGCTCCAGCTGAACAGT CGGAGGACAGTTCTGTTATTGGCAGACCTGCAGAATTTGCACTTGTAGATGCTGATGGTAGTCCATCATTTCTGGAGAAGGCCCTGAAGTTCATTGAAGATCATG GGGTAAAGGTAGAGGGCATCCTGCGTCAGTctgctgatgttgaagaagtcaAACGCAGAATTCAGGATTATGAaaagg GGAAAAACGAGTTCTCTCCAGAAGAGGATGCTCATGTTATTGGTGACTGTATTAAG TATGTTCTTAGAGAGATGCCATCATCTCCAGTTCCTGCATCATGTTGCACTGCCCTGGTTAAAGCATACC GAAGTGACAAGGCAAGAAGACTTGATGAGATAAGTAGGGTGATATATGAAGTTTTCCCTGAACCAAATCGACAATTGTTGCAGAG GACTCTTAAGATGATGCAAATTGTTGAGTCACACAAAGCTGTGAATAGGATGTCTCAATCTGCTTTGGCAGCTTGCATGGCACCACTTCTtctccgacctcttcttcttggaGAATGTGACATAGACAATGAATTTAGTATGGGAGGGGACAGTTCATTTCAGCTACTTCAAGCTGCTGCGGCTGCGAATCATGCACAAGCTATTGTTATTATTATGATGGAGGAATTTGATCAGATATTTGAT GACTTGGAAGAAGGTTCCTGTTCTTCAGATGCTTATACCGAGTCTGAGGATGATGATGTTGATAAGGAATATTCCACAGATAATGACATTAATGATGATGATGACGGTTCTTATGATTCTGGTGAAGATGACATTGAAGAAGACTTGGACTACTCTGATGACAGTGAACATGACAGTAAGATCAACACTAATGTCAAGGATGGCAAG GTTAAAAACAATATCTCAGAAACTGCAG AAGTTGCACAGGCAAAGGGTGCTTCTCATATGGAGACCAATAGTCAATCCAACCAGAAACAAGAATCATGTGGACCAAATGGATCCAAAGATCGTATACTAAGATCAACTTCTCGTTCATCATCCTCCAGAGAAAAATCTATGGAGAAATCATGCAGTTCGGCACACAGGGGAAAAAGAACCTTATGGGGCCGTACTTCA GCAAGAAAAGACCTGTCAACAGAGGAGATTGAATGCTGCAGTGATGATGA GTCCCTTATTGAGAAACTTGAGAGCAACAAGGTTGATCTCCAATCGAAAATTGCAAAGGAG GCCAAAGAAAATGCTATTCTACAGTCAAGTCTAGAAAAGCGGAAAGAAGAACTACATGAGCGCCGTTTAGCACTTGAAAAGGAA GTTGAAAATTTGAGGGAGCAGCTGCAGAAGGAGAGAAGTTTGAGGACATCCTTGGAGTCCGGGGTGATGAATTTGCGAAGAGGGCAGGTGTCCTTGCCGTCAACAACAGACAGCAAG ACTAAGGCTGATCTTGAGGAGGTTGCAACTGCTGAATCTGATATTATAAACTTGAAGCAAGAGGTTTCTGATCTTCGTGGGCAG ACTTGTACTAAACTGGGGGGGGGGCCTTTCTCCAGACCTGAAAGCTCATCAGTGGCAGCGTCACCGACCATTGGGAGTGACTCTGCATCTGGCATG AAAACATTTCAGGGTGATATCGAGCAATCAAGGAAGCAGACGGCACAGGATTCGCCTTCTTCGACAGACAAGCCAGGTCACGAGGCGGTCGGGGGCAGCAGCCAGAGGGCTCCTCAAAGAAGGCAATCGATTGCCAGGGAGGGCCAAGATGGGTGGTCGTCATCATCCTCTAATTCGAAGTGGAATCTTGCTCAGAAACAATATTCAAATAGCCCATTGATAAGAGGGCTTCATGGATCCAGCAGACTAGAG GATTTCGGTGGAAGCATACCACCAGCAGCGTCATCGGCATTAGTCAAGCTGACAAACCGGCTCAACTTCCTGAAAGAACGGAGGGCGCTGCTGGCAAGCGAGATGCAGAGCTTGGATCTGGGTCGGCCCCCAGCAGCAGCTGCTGCTCCATCAgccaagtccccaacaccaaaaGGCCATGAAAGGAAGAAGAGTCGAGACTGA
- the LOC103638184 gene encoding rho GTPase-activating protein REN1 isoform X1 has protein sequence MSASEFRIPYQQVSSSQPVENVNQFKTCRCGEGDPNSTSETGDSPPASCPNCQVLKSGHLLLSSKGIGWTSWKKRWFILTRASLVFFRSDPNVPPPRGAEPIVTLGGIDLNSSGSVAVKEERKLLTVFFPDGRDGRTFTLKAETTEDLNEWRNALESALAQAPSVANTMGQNPIFSTDVAAEPAEAPAEQSEDSSVIGRPAEFALVDADGSPSFLEKALKFIEDHGVKVEGILRQSADVEEVKRRIQDYEKGKNEFSPEEDAHVIGDCIKYVLREMPSSPVPASCCTALVKAYRSDKARRLDEISRVIYEVFPEPNRQLLQRTLKMMQIVESHKAVNRMSQSALAACMAPLLLRPLLLGECDIDNEFSMGGDSSFQLLQAAAAANHAQAIVIIMMEEFDQIFDDLEEGSCSSDAYTESEDDDVDKEYSTDNDINDDDDGSYDSGEDDIEEDLDYSDDSEHDSKINTNVKDGKVKNNISETAEVAQAKGASHMETNSQSNQKQESCGPNGSKDRILRSTSRSSSSREKSMEKSCSSAHRGKRTLWGRTSARKDLSTEEIECCSDDESLIEKLESNKVDLQSKIAKEAKENAILQSSLEKRKEELHERRLALEKEVENLREQLQKERSLRTSLESGVMNLRRGQVSLPSTTDSKTKADLEEVATAESDIINLKQEVSDLRGQVSGQQLCCESCNKRLLNTDRLGGPESSSVAASPTIGSDSASGMKTFQGDIEQSRKQTAQDSPSSTDKPGHEAVGGSSQRAPQRRQSIAREGQDGWSSSSSNSKWNLAQKQYSNSPLIRGLHGSSRLEDFGGSIPPAASSALVKLTNRLNFLKERRALLASEMQSLDLGRPPAAAAAPSAKSPTPKGHERKKSRD, from the exons ATGTCAGCTTCCGAGTTCAGAATTCCATACCAGCAA GTTTCTTCTTCACAGCCTGTTGAGAATGTGAATCAGTTTAAGACCTGTCGATGTGGGGAGGGAGACCCAAACTCCACATCTGAAACTGGTGACAGCCCGCCGGCCTCTTGTCCTAATTGTCAG GTCCTTAAGAGTGGACATTTACTACTTTCATCTAAAG GAATTGGATGGACATCATGGAAAAAGCGCTGGTTTATTCTTACAAGGGCATCCCTAGTTTTCTTCAGAAGTGACCCT AATGTACCTCCACCCAGAGGAGCTGAACCGATTGTTACACTTGGTGGAATCGACTTGAATAGCTCTGGAAG CGTTGCCGTCAAAGAAGAAAGGAAACTTTTGACAGTGTTCTTTCCTGATGGTCGTGATGGACGAACTTTCACTCTGAAG GCAGAAACTACAGAAGACCTAAATGAGTGGAGAAATGCACTGGAGAGTGCTTTAGCACAGGCACCCAGCGTAGCAAATACAATGGGGCAAAATCCAATATTCAGCACTGATGTAGCAGCAGAACCTGCTGAAGCTCCAGCTGAACAGT CGGAGGACAGTTCTGTTATTGGCAGACCTGCAGAATTTGCACTTGTAGATGCTGATGGTAGTCCATCATTTCTGGAGAAGGCCCTGAAGTTCATTGAAGATCATG GGGTAAAGGTAGAGGGCATCCTGCGTCAGTctgctgatgttgaagaagtcaAACGCAGAATTCAGGATTATGAaaagg GGAAAAACGAGTTCTCTCCAGAAGAGGATGCTCATGTTATTGGTGACTGTATTAAG TATGTTCTTAGAGAGATGCCATCATCTCCAGTTCCTGCATCATGTTGCACTGCCCTGGTTAAAGCATACC GAAGTGACAAGGCAAGAAGACTTGATGAGATAAGTAGGGTGATATATGAAGTTTTCCCTGAACCAAATCGACAATTGTTGCAGAG GACTCTTAAGATGATGCAAATTGTTGAGTCACACAAAGCTGTGAATAGGATGTCTCAATCTGCTTTGGCAGCTTGCATGGCACCACTTCTtctccgacctcttcttcttggaGAATGTGACATAGACAATGAATTTAGTATGGGAGGGGACAGTTCATTTCAGCTACTTCAAGCTGCTGCGGCTGCGAATCATGCACAAGCTATTGTTATTATTATGATGGAGGAATTTGATCAGATATTTGAT GACTTGGAAGAAGGTTCCTGTTCTTCAGATGCTTATACCGAGTCTGAGGATGATGATGTTGATAAGGAATATTCCACAGATAATGACATTAATGATGATGATGACGGTTCTTATGATTCTGGTGAAGATGACATTGAAGAAGACTTGGACTACTCTGATGACAGTGAACATGACAGTAAGATCAACACTAATGTCAAGGATGGCAAG GTTAAAAACAATATCTCAGAAACTGCAG AAGTTGCACAGGCAAAGGGTGCTTCTCATATGGAGACCAATAGTCAATCCAACCAGAAACAAGAATCATGTGGACCAAATGGATCCAAAGATCGTATACTAAGATCAACTTCTCGTTCATCATCCTCCAGAGAAAAATCTATGGAGAAATCATGCAGTTCGGCACACAGGGGAAAAAGAACCTTATGGGGCCGTACTTCA GCAAGAAAAGACCTGTCAACAGAGGAGATTGAATGCTGCAGTGATGATGA GTCCCTTATTGAGAAACTTGAGAGCAACAAGGTTGATCTCCAATCGAAAATTGCAAAGGAG GCCAAAGAAAATGCTATTCTACAGTCAAGTCTAGAAAAGCGGAAAGAAGAACTACATGAGCGCCGTTTAGCACTTGAAAAGGAA GTTGAAAATTTGAGGGAGCAGCTGCAGAAGGAGAGAAGTTTGAGGACATCCTTGGAGTCCGGGGTGATGAATTTGCGAAGAGGGCAGGTGTCCTTGCCGTCAACAACAGACAGCAAG ACTAAGGCTGATCTTGAGGAGGTTGCAACTGCTGAATCTGATATTATAAACTTGAAGCAAGAGGTTTCTGATCTTCGTGGGCAGGTCAGTGGCCAGCAGCTGTGCTGTGAATCATGCAACAAAAGGCTCCTAAACACAGACAGGCTTGGCGG ACCTGAAAGCTCATCAGTGGCAGCGTCACCGACCATTGGGAGTGACTCTGCATCTGGCATG AAAACATTTCAGGGTGATATCGAGCAATCAAGGAAGCAGACGGCACAGGATTCGCCTTCTTCGACAGACAAGCCAGGTCACGAGGCGGTCGGGGGCAGCAGCCAGAGGGCTCCTCAAAGAAGGCAATCGATTGCCAGGGAGGGCCAAGATGGGTGGTCGTCATCATCCTCTAATTCGAAGTGGAATCTTGCTCAGAAACAATATTCAAATAGCCCATTGATAAGAGGGCTTCATGGATCCAGCAGACTAGAG GATTTCGGTGGAAGCATACCACCAGCAGCGTCATCGGCATTAGTCAAGCTGACAAACCGGCTCAACTTCCTGAAAGAACGGAGGGCGCTGCTGGCAAGCGAGATGCAGAGCTTGGATCTGGGTCGGCCCCCAGCAGCAGCTGCTGCTCCATCAgccaagtccccaacaccaaaaGGCCATGAAAGGAAGAAGAGTCGAGACTGA
- the LOC103638184 gene encoding rho GTPase-activating protein REN1 isoform X6: MSASEFRIPYQQVSSSQPVENVNQFKTCRCGEGDPNSTSETGDSPPASCPNCQVLKSGHLLLSSKGIGWTSWKKRWFILTRASLVFFRSDPNVPPPRGAEPIVTLGGIDLNSSGSVAVKEERKLLTVFFPDGRDGRTFTLKAETTEDLNEWRNALESALAQAPSVANTMGQNPIFSTDVAAEPAEAPAEQSEDSSVIGRPAEFALVDADGSPSFLEKALKFIEDHGVKVEGILRQSADVEEVKRRIQDYEKGKNEFSPEEDAHVIGDCIKYVLREMPSSPVPASCCTALVKAYRSDKARRLDEISRVIYEVFPEPNRQLLQRTLKMMQIVESHKAVNRMSQSALAACMAPLLLRPLLLGECDIDNEFSMGGDSSFQLLQAAAAANHAQAIVIIMMEEFDQIFDDLEEGSCSSDAYTESEDDDVDKEYSTDNDINDDDDGSYDSGEDDIEEDLDYSDDSEHDSKINTNVKDGKVKNNISETAEVAQAKGASHMETNSQSNQKQESCGPNGSKDRILRSTSRSSSSREKSMEKSCSSAHRGKRTLWGRTSARKDLSTEEIECCSDDESLIEKLESNKVDLQSKIAKEAKENAILQSSLEKRKEELHERRLALEKEVENLREQLQKERSLRTSLESGVMNLRRGQVSLPSTTDSKVSGQQLCCESCNKRLLNTDRLGGPESSSVAASPTIGSDSASGMGDIEQSRKQTAQDSPSSTDKPGHEAVGGSSQRAPQRRQSIAREGQDGWSSSSSNSKWNLAQKQYSNSPLIRGLHGSSRLEDFGGSIPPAASSALVKLTNRLNFLKERRALLASEMQSLDLGRPPAAAAAPSAKSPTPKGHERKKSRD, translated from the exons ATGTCAGCTTCCGAGTTCAGAATTCCATACCAGCAA GTTTCTTCTTCACAGCCTGTTGAGAATGTGAATCAGTTTAAGACCTGTCGATGTGGGGAGGGAGACCCAAACTCCACATCTGAAACTGGTGACAGCCCGCCGGCCTCTTGTCCTAATTGTCAG GTCCTTAAGAGTGGACATTTACTACTTTCATCTAAAG GAATTGGATGGACATCATGGAAAAAGCGCTGGTTTATTCTTACAAGGGCATCCCTAGTTTTCTTCAGAAGTGACCCT AATGTACCTCCACCCAGAGGAGCTGAACCGATTGTTACACTTGGTGGAATCGACTTGAATAGCTCTGGAAG CGTTGCCGTCAAAGAAGAAAGGAAACTTTTGACAGTGTTCTTTCCTGATGGTCGTGATGGACGAACTTTCACTCTGAAG GCAGAAACTACAGAAGACCTAAATGAGTGGAGAAATGCACTGGAGAGTGCTTTAGCACAGGCACCCAGCGTAGCAAATACAATGGGGCAAAATCCAATATTCAGCACTGATGTAGCAGCAGAACCTGCTGAAGCTCCAGCTGAACAGT CGGAGGACAGTTCTGTTATTGGCAGACCTGCAGAATTTGCACTTGTAGATGCTGATGGTAGTCCATCATTTCTGGAGAAGGCCCTGAAGTTCATTGAAGATCATG GGGTAAAGGTAGAGGGCATCCTGCGTCAGTctgctgatgttgaagaagtcaAACGCAGAATTCAGGATTATGAaaagg GGAAAAACGAGTTCTCTCCAGAAGAGGATGCTCATGTTATTGGTGACTGTATTAAG TATGTTCTTAGAGAGATGCCATCATCTCCAGTTCCTGCATCATGTTGCACTGCCCTGGTTAAAGCATACC GAAGTGACAAGGCAAGAAGACTTGATGAGATAAGTAGGGTGATATATGAAGTTTTCCCTGAACCAAATCGACAATTGTTGCAGAG GACTCTTAAGATGATGCAAATTGTTGAGTCACACAAAGCTGTGAATAGGATGTCTCAATCTGCTTTGGCAGCTTGCATGGCACCACTTCTtctccgacctcttcttcttggaGAATGTGACATAGACAATGAATTTAGTATGGGAGGGGACAGTTCATTTCAGCTACTTCAAGCTGCTGCGGCTGCGAATCATGCACAAGCTATTGTTATTATTATGATGGAGGAATTTGATCAGATATTTGAT GACTTGGAAGAAGGTTCCTGTTCTTCAGATGCTTATACCGAGTCTGAGGATGATGATGTTGATAAGGAATATTCCACAGATAATGACATTAATGATGATGATGACGGTTCTTATGATTCTGGTGAAGATGACATTGAAGAAGACTTGGACTACTCTGATGACAGTGAACATGACAGTAAGATCAACACTAATGTCAAGGATGGCAAG GTTAAAAACAATATCTCAGAAACTGCAG AAGTTGCACAGGCAAAGGGTGCTTCTCATATGGAGACCAATAGTCAATCCAACCAGAAACAAGAATCATGTGGACCAAATGGATCCAAAGATCGTATACTAAGATCAACTTCTCGTTCATCATCCTCCAGAGAAAAATCTATGGAGAAATCATGCAGTTCGGCACACAGGGGAAAAAGAACCTTATGGGGCCGTACTTCA GCAAGAAAAGACCTGTCAACAGAGGAGATTGAATGCTGCAGTGATGATGA GTCCCTTATTGAGAAACTTGAGAGCAACAAGGTTGATCTCCAATCGAAAATTGCAAAGGAG GCCAAAGAAAATGCTATTCTACAGTCAAGTCTAGAAAAGCGGAAAGAAGAACTACATGAGCGCCGTTTAGCACTTGAAAAGGAA GTTGAAAATTTGAGGGAGCAGCTGCAGAAGGAGAGAAGTTTGAGGACATCCTTGGAGTCCGGGGTGATGAATTTGCGAAGAGGGCAGGTGTCCTTGCCGTCAACAACAGACAGCAAG GTCAGTGGCCAGCAGCTGTGCTGTGAATCATGCAACAAAAGGCTCCTAAACACAGACAGGCTTGGCGG ACCTGAAAGCTCATCAGTGGCAGCGTCACCGACCATTGGGAGTGACTCTGCATCTGGCATG GGTGATATCGAGCAATCAAGGAAGCAGACGGCACAGGATTCGCCTTCTTCGACAGACAAGCCAGGTCACGAGGCGGTCGGGGGCAGCAGCCAGAGGGCTCCTCAAAGAAGGCAATCGATTGCCAGGGAGGGCCAAGATGGGTGGTCGTCATCATCCTCTAATTCGAAGTGGAATCTTGCTCAGAAACAATATTCAAATAGCCCATTGATAAGAGGGCTTCATGGATCCAGCAGACTAGAG GATTTCGGTGGAAGCATACCACCAGCAGCGTCATCGGCATTAGTCAAGCTGACAAACCGGCTCAACTTCCTGAAAGAACGGAGGGCGCTGCTGGCAAGCGAGATGCAGAGCTTGGATCTGGGTCGGCCCCCAGCAGCAGCTGCTGCTCCATCAgccaagtccccaacaccaaaaGGCCATGAAAGGAAGAAGAGTCGAGACTGA